Proteins co-encoded in one Bacteroidales bacterium genomic window:
- a CDS encoding RNA polymerase sigma factor, with protein sequence MEERELYSDSELVQGCRNNDRRYQELLYRKYAKKMYGICMSYAKDRNMAQEILQDGFVKVFKKIDSFKEQGSLEGWIRRIITNTALDHLRQKSKLYEFIDDNRKVEEERLDNSILDKINADGIFNMIGQLPEGAKAVFNLYAVEGYSHKEIAEKLEITEGTSKSQFKRARNLLKTLLRDLY encoded by the coding sequence ATGGAGGAACGGGAATTATACAGTGACTCTGAACTGGTTCAGGGTTGCCGGAATAATGACAGGAGATACCAGGAACTGCTGTACAGGAAATATGCCAAAAAAATGTATGGCATTTGCATGAGCTATGCAAAAGACAGAAACATGGCGCAGGAAATCCTTCAGGATGGATTCGTAAAGGTATTCAAAAAGATCGATTCCTTTAAGGAACAAGGTTCCCTGGAAGGCTGGATCAGGAGGATCATTACCAACACTGCGCTGGATCATCTGCGCCAGAAATCAAAATTGTATGAGTTCATTGACGACAACAGGAAAGTGGAGGAAGAAAGGCTGGACAATTCCATACTGGATAAAATCAATGCCGATGGAATTTTTAACATGATCGGGCAGTTGCCCGAAGGGGCCAAGGCAGTATTTAACCTGTATGCCGTCGAAGGCTATTCGCACAAAGAGATAGCGGAAAAACTGGAAATCACGGAAGGCACTTCCAAATCGCAGTTTAAAAGGGCAAGAAACCTGTTGAAAACCTTGTTGAGGGATCTTTATTAA
- a CDS encoding deoxynucleoside kinase has protein sequence MHIAIAGNIGSGKTTLAGLLAKHYGWEAHYEKVDENPYLNDFYEDMQRWSFNLQIYFLNTRFNHILKIKNSDKTVIQDRTIYEDAHIFAPNLHSMGLMSTRDFETYFSLFNLITSLIEPPDLVLYLKASVPTLVNQIQKRGREYENNIRLDYLKKLNERYDAWIESYNLGKLLTINVDDLNFSENKEDLRKVIDKIDAEIHGLF, from the coding sequence ATGCATATAGCAATAGCAGGAAATATCGGATCGGGTAAAACCACGCTGGCAGGTTTGCTGGCTAAACATTACGGTTGGGAAGCACATTACGAAAAAGTAGACGAAAACCCCTATCTGAATGATTTTTATGAAGACATGCAACGCTGGTCATTCAATCTGCAGATCTATTTCCTGAACACCCGGTTCAATCACATTTTAAAAATAAAGAATTCAGACAAGACGGTCATCCAGGACAGAACCATATACGAAGATGCCCATATTTTTGCACCCAATCTTCATTCCATGGGACTGATGTCGACCCGTGACTTTGAAACCTATTTCTCTCTTTTCAACCTGATAACCTCCCTGATCGAACCACCCGACCTGGTACTTTATCTGAAGGCTTCAGTACCTACCCTGGTCAATCAGATCCAGAAAAGGGGGAGGGAATACGAAAACAACATCCGGCTGGATTACCTTAAGAAGCTTAACGAAAGATACGACGCATGGATAGAGAGCTACAACCTCGGCAAATTACTGACCATTAATGTGGATGACCTCAACTTTTCCGAAAATAAAGAAGATCTGAGAAAAGTGATCGATAAAATCGATGCCGAAATACACGGATTGTTTTAG